The following DNA comes from Helicobacter sp. MIT 21-1697.
CAATTATGCGAGAATATGGATATACAAGCGGCAAAGCAAAAGGGTGCGATGGCACTTTTTGGCGAAAAATATGGCGATATTGTGCGTGTGGTGAGTTTTGGAGATTCTATTGAGCTGTGCGGTGGGATTCACGTGAGTAATACTGCTGAAATTGGGAGTTTTTATATTATTAAAGAATCTGGTGTAAGCAGTGGGGTGCGCCGAATAGAAGCAGTGTGTGGAGCGGCAGCATATCATTATGGTAAAAATGCACTCAATGAAATCGCACACGCAAAGGAATTACTCAAAGCACAAGATGTCGCACAAGGCATTATAAAGCTTAAAAATCAACTCATTGAGGCAAAAGAGAGAGCAAGTAAAGCAAAGCAAAGTGTGAAAAGTCTTGATTATGAGGAGATAAATGGTGTGAGGCTGATTGTACTTAAACTTGATTCTGTGGATGCAAATGAGGCAAAAGAAATGGTAGATAGGAGTAAAAATGAAAATGAAAGCGTAGCCATTTTGCTTCTGAGTGAATCTGAAAACAAAATAAACATTATCGCAGGAGTGAAAAACGCACCACTTAAAGCTGGAGCGTGGGTGAGAGAAGTCGCACAGATTCTAGGCGGCAATGGCGGGGGTAGAGATGACTTTGCCACTGCTGGAGGCAAGGATATAAGTAAGATTAATGAGGCGCTAGATATAGCAAAAGGCGTGGCAAGGGAAATTTTACATAAAGAAATAAAAAGATAAAATACAAAAGTTAAATAAAGGAGATTATATGTTGATTTTTGGATTAGTTGTGTTGATTTTGTGTGGGGTGGTATTATTCTTTGGAGTAAAAATTATCTCACAAACAGATATTGCTATTGTAGAACGATTAGGGAGATTCCATAGAGTGCTTGATGGAGGCTTTCATTTTATTATTCCTGTGATTGATAGAGTGGGCGCGGTAGTAAGTGCAAGGGAACAAATGATAGATATTGGGCGACAGCAGGTGATTACCAAAGATAATGTAAATATTAATATTGATGGTATTGTGTTTTTAAAGGTATTTGATGCGAAATCTGCCGTGTATAGCGTGAATGATTATAAAAATGCGATTGCAAATCTTGCCACTACAACGCTTAGAGGCGAAATAGGGCGGATTAATCTTGATGATTCTCTTTCATCGCGTGATAGGCTCAATGCTGCCCTGCAAGTTGCACTCGGCGATGCAGCAAATAATTGGGGTGTAAAAATTATGCGTGTAGAAATTAGTGAAATATCTGTGCCAAGGGATATTGAGGCAGCTATGAATCTACAAATGAAAGCAGAGAGGGAAAAAAGAGCCATTGAATTGAAA
Coding sequences within:
- a CDS encoding SPFH domain-containing protein; its protein translation is MLIFGLVVLILCGVVLFFGVKIISQTDIAIVERLGRFHRVLDGGFHFIIPVIDRVGAVVSAREQMIDIGRQQVITKDNVNINIDGIVFLKVFDAKSAVYSVNDYKNAIANLATTTLRGEIGRINLDDSLSSRDRLNAALQVALGDAANNWGVKIMRVEISEISVPRDIEAAMNLQMKAEREKRAIELKAQAEKEALIRNAEALKQEKVLQAEAIERMADAKKYEQIALAQGQSDAMELIATQMAKNAQAAEFLLTKERINAFNELSKNPSKDKVIIPYETSEFIGGLSVISDFLGSKKTTQ